The proteins below come from a single Fusobacterium nucleatum genomic window:
- the era gene encoding GTPase Era — MKAGFIAVVGRPNVGKSTLINKLVSEKVAIVSDKAGTTRDNIKGILNFKDNQYIFIDTPGIHKPQHLLGEYMTNIAVNILKDVDIILFLIDASKPIGTGDMFVMDRINENAKKKPKILLVNKVDLISDEQKEEKLKEIEEKLGKFDKIIFASGMYSFGISQLFEALEPYLEEGVKYYPDDMYTDMSTYRIITERVREKILLKTRDEIPHSVAVEIINVERKEGKKDKFDINIYVERDSQKGIIIGKNGKMLKEIGVEARKEIEELLGEKIYLGLWVKVKDDWRKKKPFLKELGYVEEK, encoded by the coding sequence ATGAAAGCAGGATTTATAGCTGTTGTAGGTAGACCAAATGTTGGGAAATCAACTTTAATAAATAAACTTGTATCTGAAAAAGTTGCTATTGTTTCAGATAAAGCAGGAACAACAAGAGATAATATAAAGGGAATTTTGAATTTTAAAGATAATCAATATATTTTTATAGATACACCGGGGATACATAAACCACAACATCTTTTAGGAGAATATATGACTAATATTGCAGTTAATATTTTAAAAGATGTGGATATTATACTTTTTTTAATTGATGCCTCTAAACCAATAGGAACAGGGGATATGTTTGTAATGGATAGAATTAATGAAAATGCTAAAAAGAAACCTAAAATTTTACTTGTGAATAAGGTTGATTTAATAAGTGATGAACAAAAGGAAGAAAAATTAAAAGAAATAGAAGAAAAATTAGGAAAATTTGATAAAATAATTTTTGCTTCTGGTATGTATTCTTTTGGTATAAGTCAATTATTTGAGGCATTAGAGCCTTATTTAGAAGAGGGAGTTAAATATTACCCTGATGATATGTACACAGATATGTCCACTTATAGAATAATAACAGAGAGAGTTAGAGAAAAAATTTTATTAAAAACAAGAGATGAAATTCCTCATTCTGTTGCTGTTGAGATAATTAATGTGGAAAGAAAAGAAGGAAAAAAAGATAAATTTGATATAAATATCTATGTTGAAAGAGATTCTCAAAAAGGCATCATCATTGGAAAAAATGGTAAGATGTTAAAAGAAATAGGTGTAGAAGCTAGAAAAGAAATAGAAGAATTATTAGGAGAAAAAATCTACTTGGGACTTTGGGTAAAAGTCAAAGATGATTGGAGAAAGAAAAAGCCATTTTTAAAAGAATTGGGTTATGTTGAGGAAAAATAA
- a CDS encoding NAD+ synthase, with protein sequence MNKLDLNLKDVHNELVKFLRENFKKAGFSKAVLGLSGGIDSALVAYLLRDALGKENVLAIMMPYKSSNPDSLNHAKLVVEDLKINAKSIEITDMIDAYFKNEKEASSLRMGNKMARERMSILFDYSSKENALVVGTSNKTEIYLGYSTQFGDSACALNPIGDLYKTNIWDLSRYLKIPNELIEKKPSADLWEGQTDEQEMGLTYKEADQVLYRMLEENKTVKEILAEGFSKDLVDNILKRMNRSEYKRRMPLIAKIKR encoded by the coding sequence ATGAATAAATTAGATTTGAATTTAAAAGATGTCCATAATGAATTAGTTAAATTCTTGAGAGAAAATTTTAAAAAAGCTGGTTTTTCAAAAGCAGTATTAGGTTTATCAGGAGGAATAGATTCTGCACTTGTTGCTTATCTATTAAGAGATGCCTTAGGAAAAGAAAATGTACTTGCTATTATGATGCCATATAAATCATCAAATCCAGATAGTTTAAATCATGCAAAATTAGTTGTAGAAGATTTAAAAATAAATGCTAAATCTATTGAAATAACTGATATGATAGATGCTTACTTTAAAAATGAAAAAGAAGCTTCATCTTTAAGAATGGGAAATAAAATGGCAAGAGAAAGAATGTCTATATTATTTGATTATTCATCAAAAGAAAATGCCTTAGTTGTGGGGACATCTAATAAGACAGAAATTTATTTAGGATATAGTACACAATTTGGAGATTCAGCTTGTGCTTTAAATCCAATAGGAGATTTATATAAAACAAATATTTGGGATTTATCAAGATATTTAAAAATTCCAAATGAATTGATTGAAAAGAAACCTAGTGCTGATTTATGGGAAGGTCAAACTGATGAACAAGAAATGGGCTTAACTTATAAAGAAGCAGATCAAGTTTTATATAGAATGTTAGAAGAAAATAAAACAGTAAAAGAAATTCTAGCAGAAGGTTTTAGTAAAGATTTAGTTGATAATATTCTAAAAAGAATGAATAGAAGTGAATATAAAAGAAGAATGCCACTTATAGCTAAAATAAAAAGGTAG
- the ylqF gene encoding ribosome biogenesis GTPase YlqF, which translates to MSMTQINWYPGHMKKTKDLIEENLKLIDVVLEIVDARIPLSSKNPNITSLSKNKKRIIVLNKSDLVSKQELDKWKKYFKEQDFADEVVEMSAETGYNVKKLYEAIEIVSKERKEKLLKKGLKKVSTKIIVLGIPNVGKSRLINRIVGKNSAAVGNKPGFTRGKQWVRIKEGIELLDTPGILWPKFESETVGINLAITGAIRDEILPIEDVACSLLKKMLEQDRWESLKERYKLLEEDRDDKVLENILSKIALRMAMLNKGGELNVLQAAYTLLRDYRIAKLGKFGLDKV; encoded by the coding sequence ATGTCAATGACTCAGATTAACTGGTATCCAGGGCATATGAAAAAAACTAAAGATTTAATTGAAGAAAATTTGAAACTTATTGATGTGGTTTTAGAAATTGTTGATGCAAGAATACCTTTATCAAGTAAAAATCCTAATATAACAAGTTTGAGTAAAAATAAAAAGAGAATAATTGTTTTAAATAAATCGGATTTAGTTTCAAAACAGGAACTAGATAAGTGGAAAAAATATTTTAAAGAACAAGATTTTGCAGATGAAGTTGTTGAAATGAGTGCAGAGACAGGTTACAATGTAAAAAAACTTTATGAAGCAATAGAAATTGTTTCAAAAGAGAGAAAAGAAAAATTACTGAAAAAAGGCTTAAAAAAAGTCAGTACAAAAATAATTGTTTTAGGTATTCCTAATGTTGGTAAATCAAGATTAATAAATAGAATAGTAGGTAAAAATAGTGCTGCTGTTGGGAATAAGCCAGGTTTTACAAGAGGAAAACAATGGGTCAGAATAAAAGAAGGTATAGAGCTTTTAGACACACCAGGAATTTTATGGCCAAAATTTGAAAGTGAAACTGTTGGAATAAATCTTGCAATAACAGGAGCAATAAGAGATGAAATACTCCCAATAGAAGATGTAGCTTGTAGTCTTTTAAAAAAAATGTTAGAACAAGATAGATGGGAAAGCTTAAAAGAAAGATATAAACTTTTAGAAGAAGATAGAGATGATAAAGTTTTAGAAAATATCTTATCTAAAATTGCATTAAGAATGGCAATGTTAAATAAAGGTGGAGAATTAAATGTCCTACAAGCAGCCTATACTCTTTTAAGAGATTATAGAATAGCAAAATTAGGTAAATTTGGATTAGATAAAGTATAA
- the rsmI gene encoding 16S rRNA (cytidine(1402)-2'-O)-methyltransferase has product MLYIVATPIGNLEDMTFRAIRTLKEVDYIFAEDTRVTKKLLDHYEIKNTVYRYDEHTKQHQVANIINLLKEEKNIALVTDAGTPCISDPGYEVVDEAHKNNIKVVAIPGASALTASASIAGISMRRFCFEGFLPKKKGRQTLLKQLAEEKERTIVIYESPFRIEKTLKDIEDFIGKRDVVIVREITKIYEEVLRGNTTELIEKLEKNPIKGEIVLLIKPQEKEQRGGNKYVNDSD; this is encoded by the coding sequence ATGTTATACATAGTTGCAACACCAATAGGAAATTTAGAGGATATGACTTTTAGAGCAATAAGGACACTAAAAGAAGTTGACTATATTTTTGCTGAGGATACAAGGGTAACAAAAAAATTATTGGATCATTATGAAATTAAAAATACAGTATATAGATATGATGAACATACAAAACAACATCAAGTAGCAAATATTATTAATCTTTTAAAAGAAGAAAAAAATATTGCTTTAGTTACTGATGCTGGGACACCTTGTATATCTGATCCTGGTTATGAAGTTGTTGATGAAGCACACAAAAATAATATAAAGGTTGTTGCAATTCCTGGTGCAAGTGCATTAACTGCATCAGCTTCTATTGCTGGTATAAGTATGAGAAGATTTTGCTTTGAGGGATTTCTACCTAAAAAGAAAGGTAGACAAACTCTTTTAAAACAACTAGCAGAAGAAAAAGAAAGAACAATAGTTATATATGAGTCCCCCTTTAGAATAGAGAAGACTTTAAAAGATATAGAAGATTTTATAGGGAAAAGAGATGTCGTTATTGTTAGAGAAATAACTAAAATATATGAAGAAGTTTTAAGAGGAAACACAACTGAGCTTATAGAGAAATTAGAAAAAAATCCTATAAAAGGAGAAATTGTTTTACTTATAAAACCACAAGAGAAGGAGCAAAGAGGGGGAAATAAATATGTCAATGACTCAGATTAA
- a CDS encoding S41 family peptidase, whose protein sequence is MKITFKKATAILMIVISSLSFTEDDRRGFLSNMRELKEISDIMDVIQDTYVENANAQKNKEEKNKNSIRKNTGVTKKSLMQGALRGMMESLDDPHSVYFTKEEMRSFQEDIKGKYVGVGMVIQKKVGEPLTVVSPIEDGPAYKVGIKPKDKVIEIDGESTYNLTSEEASKRLKGKANTTVKVKVFREVNKMTKIFELKRETIELKYVKSKILDGGIGYLRLTQFGDNVYPDMKKALEDLQTKGMKGLILDLRSNPGGELGQSIKIASMFIENGKIVSTRQKKGEESVYTREGKYFGNFPMVVLINGGSASASEIVSGALKDHKRATLIGEKTFGKGSVQTLLPLPDGDGIKITIAKYYTPNGISIDGTGIEPDKKVEDKDYYLISDGIITNIDENQQKENKKEIIKEVKGEKAAKGVDTHKDIQLEAGIKTLKEMIQKK, encoded by the coding sequence GTGAAAATAACTTTTAAAAAAGCAACTGCAATTTTAATGATTGTAATTTCAAGTCTATCTTTTACAGAAGATGATAGAAGAGGATTTTTATCTAATATGAGGGAGCTGAAAGAAATATCTGATATTATGGATGTTATCCAAGATACCTATGTTGAAAATGCAAATGCACAAAAAAATAAAGAAGAAAAAAATAAAAATTCTATACGAAAAAATACAGGAGTCACAAAAAAATCATTAATGCAAGGAGCATTAAGAGGAATGATGGAATCATTAGATGATCCACATTCTGTATACTTTACAAAAGAGGAAATGAGAAGTTTTCAAGAAGATATAAAGGGTAAATATGTTGGAGTTGGAATGGTTATTCAAAAGAAAGTAGGAGAACCATTGACAGTAGTTTCTCCAATAGAAGACGGCCCTGCATATAAGGTTGGAATAAAACCAAAGGATAAAGTTATAGAAATAGATGGAGAGTCAACTTATAATTTAACAAGTGAAGAAGCTTCAAAAAGATTAAAGGGAAAAGCAAATACAACTGTTAAGGTTAAAGTTTTTAGAGAAGTTAATAAGATGACTAAAATCTTTGAATTAAAAAGAGAAACAATAGAATTAAAATATGTAAAGAGTAAAATACTTGATGGTGGAATAGGATATTTAAGACTTACTCAATTTGGGGATAATGTTTATCCAGATATGAAAAAAGCCTTAGAAGATTTACAAACTAAGGGTATGAAAGGTTTAATCTTAGATTTAAGAAGTAATCCAGGTGGAGAATTAGGTCAATCAATAAAAATTGCTTCAATGTTTATTGAAAATGGTAAAATAGTGAGTACAAGACAAAAAAAGGGTGAAGAAAGTGTATATACAAGAGAAGGTAAATACTTTGGAAATTTCCCTATGGTAGTCTTAATAAATGGTGGTAGTGCTTCAGCCTCAGAGATAGTTTCTGGAGCATTAAAAGATCATAAGAGAGCAACACTTATTGGAGAAAAAACTTTTGGAAAGGGAAGTGTACAAACTTTATTACCTCTACCTGATGGAGATGGAATAAAAATAACTATTGCAAAATATTACACTCCAAATGGCATTTCTATTGATGGAACAGGAATTGAACCTGATAAAAAAGTTGAAGATAAAGATTATTATTTAATTTCTGATGGTATTATAACAAATATAGATGAAAATCAACAAAAAGAAAATAAAAAAGAAATTATTAAAGAAGTTAAAGGTGAAAAAGCTGCAAAAGGAGTTGATACTCATAAAGATATACAACTTGAAGCAGGAATAAAAACATTGAAAGAAATGATACAAAAGAAATAA
- a CDS encoding TlyA family RNA methyltransferase: protein MTKFLKNKMRLDEYLVENECFEDLEIAKRQIMVGNVIVNEQKIDKPGEIISLDKIKSIRIKEKNTPYVSRGGLKLEKAIKIFNLDFRAKIVLDIGASTGGFTDCSLQNGAKFVYAVDVGTNQLDWKLRNDSRVKSIENKHINELEKTNLENEIDIIVMDISFISIKKVLYKIKELLKENGFAVFLIKPQFEAERNEIEKGIVNDLNVHKRVIDEVVEEAKNYQLFLENLTISPIKGTKGNIEYLAKFSKKDKFSNKEIINKIDKLFSD, encoded by the coding sequence ATGACAAAATTTTTGAAAAATAAAATGAGATTAGATGAATATTTAGTTGAAAATGAATGTTTTGAAGATTTAGAAATAGCAAAAAGACAGATTATGGTAGGAAATGTTATAGTAAATGAACAAAAGATAGATAAGCCAGGAGAAATAATTTCACTTGATAAAATAAAATCTATTAGAATAAAAGAAAAGAATACTCCTTATGTCAGTCGTGGTGGTTTAAAATTAGAGAAAGCTATAAAAATTTTTAATTTAGATTTTAGAGCTAAAATAGTTTTAGATATAGGAGCTTCCACTGGGGGCTTTACGGATTGTTCATTACAAAATGGTGCTAAATTTGTCTATGCTGTTGATGTTGGAACTAATCAACTTGACTGGAAGTTAAGAAATGATAGTAGAGTTAAAAGTATAGAAAATAAACATATCAATGAATTAGAAAAAACTAATTTAGAGAATGAAATTGACATTATAGTGATGGATATTTCTTTTATTTCAATAAAAAAAGTTCTGTATAAAATTAAAGAGCTTCTAAAAGAGAATGGTTTTGCTGTATTTTTAATAAAGCCTCAATTTGAAGCTGAGAGAAATGAAATTGAAAAGGGAATTGTAAATGACCTGAATGTCCACAAAAGAGTAATAGATGAAGTTGTAGAAGAAGCAAAAAATTATCAACTTTTTTTAGAAAATTTAACTATATCACCAATAAAGGGAACAAAAGGGAATATAGAATATTTAGCAAAATTTTCTAAAAAAGATAAATTTTCAAATAAAGAAATAATAAATAAAATAGATAAATTATTTAGTGATTAA
- a CDS encoding 3'-5' exoribonuclease YhaM family protein, with product MVEKNSKSKKFIDCLLNFQDVKDLELCDDQGVKVSTHTYDVLNISINKIKEKYIKLEEAQKKVDFFAITVGIIMHDISKSSIKRNEENLSHSQMMIQNPEYIISEVYEVLNLIEKQLGYTLIKEVRENIAHIVQSHHGKWGKIQPATEEANIVYIADMESAKYHRINPIQANDILKYSVKGLGLTEIEKKLNCTAAVIKDRIRRAKKELNLKTFAELLEVYKEKGRVPIGDKFFVLRSEETKKLKKFVDKQGFYNLFMKNPLMEYMIDDKIFEK from the coding sequence ATGGTAGAAAAAAATAGTAAGTCTAAAAAATTTATTGATTGCCTTTTAAATTTTCAAGATGTAAAAGATCTTGAGCTATGTGATGATCAAGGTGTGAAAGTTTCAACTCATACTTATGATGTATTAAATATTTCAATTAATAAAATAAAAGAAAAATATATCAAGCTAGAAGAAGCACAAAAAAAGGTTGATTTTTTTGCCATTACAGTTGGGATAATAATGCATGATATAAGTAAGTCAAGTATTAAAAGAAATGAAGAAAATCTTTCTCATTCCCAAATGATGATACAAAATCCAGAGTATATAATATCCGAGGTTTATGAAGTTTTGAATTTAATAGAAAAGCAGCTAGGATACACATTAATAAAAGAAGTTAGAGAAAATATAGCTCATATAGTTCAATCACATCATGGGAAATGGGGAAAGATACAACCTGCAACAGAAGAAGCCAATATAGTTTATATAGCAGATATGGAATCTGCAAAATATCATAGGATAAATCCTATTCAGGCAAATGATATTTTAAAATATTCTGTAAAGGGTTTAGGACTTACTGAAATTGAAAAAAAATTAAATTGTACAGCAGCAGTTATAAAAGATAGAATAAGAAGAGCTAAAAAAGAACTTAATTTAAAAACTTTTGCTGAACTTTTGGAAGTCTATAAAGAAAAAGGTAGAGTCCCAATAGGAGATAAATTTTTTGTATTAAGATCAGAAGAAACAAAAAAGTTAAAAAAATTTGTTGATAAACAAGGTTTTTATAATTTATTTATGAAAAATCCACTTATGGAGTATATGATAGATGACAAAATTTTTGAAAAATAA
- the dxs gene encoding 1-deoxy-D-xylulose-5-phosphate synthase encodes MNEELTKKCEEIRKKLIEVVSKNGGHLGSNLGVVELTVCLDEVFDFKEDIVLFDVGHQAYIYKILTDRAEKFDTIRTRKGISPFLDPSESKYDHFISGHAGTALPAAVGFAIANPDKKVIVVVGDASISNGHSLEALNYIGYKKLENILVIVNDNEMSIGENVGFISKFLKKVITSGKYLNFREDVKSFINRIKADRMKKTLERMERSIKGYVTPFYALESLGFRFFNVCEGNNIEKLLLMLKKIKDLKGPVILLVKTKKGKGYCFAEENKEKFHGIAPFDIKTGNTHKSSVSYSEVFGNKVLELGKEDKDIYTLSAAMIKGTGLHKFLEEFPERCIDTGIAEGFTVTLAAGLAKSGKKPYVCIYSTFIQRAISQLIHDVSIQNLPVRFIIDRSGIVGEDGKTHNGVYDLSFFLSIQNFTVLCPTTSKELEQALEISKNFNSGPLVIRIPRDSIFDIEDEKPLEIGRWKEIKKGSKNLFIATGTMLKIILEIYDELKNRGIDCTIVSAASVKPLDANYLLNYIKEYDNIFVLEENYVRNSFGTSILEFLNDNGIQKIIHRIALNSAIIPHGKREELLKEEKLKGESLIERIEELIYGRKK; translated from the coding sequence ATGAATGAGGAACTTACAAAAAAATGTGAAGAGATTAGAAAAAAATTAATAGAAGTTGTAAGTAAAAATGGAGGGCATTTAGGTTCAAATCTAGGTGTTGTTGAATTAACAGTCTGTTTAGATGAAGTTTTTGATTTTAAAGAGGACATTGTCCTCTTTGATGTAGGACATCAAGCTTATATATATAAGATATTAACTGACAGAGCAGAAAAATTTGATACTATTAGAACAAGAAAAGGTATTTCACCTTTTCTTGACCCAAGTGAAAGTAAGTATGATCACTTTATATCAGGACATGCAGGAACAGCACTTCCGGCAGCAGTTGGTTTTGCAATAGCAAATCCAGATAAAAAAGTTATAGTTGTTGTAGGAGATGCTTCTATATCAAATGGACATTCATTGGAGGCATTAAACTATATAGGGTATAAGAAATTAGAAAATATATTGGTAATTGTAAATGATAATGAAATGTCTATTGGAGAAAATGTTGGCTTTATATCAAAATTTTTAAAAAAAGTAATAACAAGTGGAAAGTATCTAAATTTTAGAGAAGATGTGAAATCTTTTATCAATAGAATAAAAGCAGATAGAATGAAAAAAACTCTTGAAAGAATGGAAAGATCAATTAAAGGCTATGTAACTCCTTTTTATGCCTTAGAAAGTTTAGGGTTTAGATTTTTTAATGTATGTGAAGGAAATAATATAGAGAAACTTTTACTTATGTTAAAAAAAATAAAAGATTTAAAGGGACCTGTAATTTTATTAGTAAAAACAAAAAAAGGAAAAGGTTATTGTTTTGCAGAAGAAAATAAAGAAAAGTTTCATGGAATAGCACCTTTTGATATCAAAACAGGAAATACTCATAAAAGCTCTGTTTCTTATTCAGAAGTTTTTGGAAATAAAGTTTTAGAACTAGGAAAAGAAGATAAAGATATATATACTCTTTCAGCAGCTATGATAAAAGGTACAGGACTTCATAAATTTTTAGAAGAATTTCCTGAAAGATGTATAGACACAGGGATAGCAGAAGGTTTTACAGTAACTCTTGCAGCAGGACTAGCAAAATCAGGGAAAAAGCCTTATGTGTGTATTTATTCAACTTTTATCCAAAGAGCTATAAGCCAGTTAATACATGATGTATCTATTCAAAATCTACCAGTTAGATTTATTATAGACAGAAGTGGAATTGTTGGAGAAGATGGAAAAACCCATAATGGAGTTTATGACTTATCATTCTTTTTATCAATTCAAAATTTTACAGTGCTATGTCCGACAACTTCTAAAGAATTAGAACAGGCACTTGAAATATCCAAAAATTTTAATTCTGGTCCACTGGTTATAAGGATACCAAGAGATAGCATATTTGATATAGAAGATGAGAAGCCCTTAGAAATTGGAAGATGGAAAGAAATAAAAAAAGGAAGTAAAAATTTATTTATAGCAACAGGAACTATGCTAAAAATAATATTAGAAATATATGATGAGTTAAAAAATAGAGGAATTGATTGCACAATAGTCAGTGCAGCCTCTGTAAAACCTCTTGATGCAAACTATCTATTAAACTATATAAAGGAATACGATAATATTTTTGTTTTGGAAGAAAATTATGTGAGAAATTCTTTTGGTACATCCATTCTTGAATTTTTAAATGATAACGGAATACAAAAAATAATTCATAGAATAGCTTTAAATTCTGCTATTATTCCACATGGAAAAAGAGAAGAGTTACTAAAAGAAGAAAAGTTAAAGGGAGAAAGTTTAATAGAAAGAATAGAGGAACTTATTTATGGTAGAAAAAAATAG
- the yhbY gene encoding ribosome assembly RNA-binding protein YhbY: MNSKKRAFLKKKAHNLEPIVRIGKDGLNQNIVQSILDAIASRELIKVKILQNCEEEKTIIYSKLMDIKDFEVVGMIGRTIIIFKENKENPSISLEWKNI; encoded by the coding sequence ATGAATAGTAAAAAGAGAGCTTTTTTAAAAAAGAAAGCACATAATTTAGAGCCTATTGTTAGAATAGGTAAGGATGGATTAAATCAAAATATAGTTCAAAGTATACTTGATGCAATAGCTTCAAGAGAACTTATAAAAGTTAAAATTTTACAAAATTGTGAGGAAGAAAAAACTATAATTTATTCAAAATTGATGGATATTAAAGATTTTGAAGTAGTAGGAATGATAGGAAGAACTATAATTATTTTTAAAGAAAATAAAGAAAATCCGAGCATATCATTAGAATGGAAAAATATATAA
- a CDS encoding ribonuclease J translates to MKKEKQRKQVQVKENKISIHDKIMSIKDDVLNLKSKKAKSKVAKKLTEKAKNIKEKVKKIEVTQNNSKKLKTSKKDLDKMYVIPLGGLEEVGKNCTIIQYKDEIIIVDAGAIFPDENLPGIDLVIPDYTFLENNKSKIKGLFVTHGHEDHIGGIPYLYEKIEKSTVIYGGKLTNALIKSKFENFGVKKDLPKMVEVGSRSKVSVGKYFTVEFVKVTHSIADSYSLSVKTPAGHVFLTGDFKIDLTPVDNEKVDFVRLSELGEEGVDLMLSDSTNSEVEGFTPSERSVGDAFRQEFQKATGRIVVAVFASHVHRIQQIIDTAAQFKRKIAIDGRSLLKVFEIAPSVGRLTIAENLLIPISSVDKYDDNEIVILCTGTQGEPLAALSRIAKNMHKHIALREGDTVIISSTPIPGNEKAVSTNINNILKYDVDLVFKKIAGIHVSGHGSKEEQKLMLNLINPKHFMPVHGEYRMLKAHMKSAIETGVPKDKILLTQNGDKVEVTKEYTKINGKVNSGEILVDGLGVGDIGSKVIKDRQQLSEDGIVIVAYSIDKNTGKIVSGPEMSTKGFVYYKDSEDTIKEAQDLLSKKISKNGTYLGKDWADLKGNVRDLLSRFFYEKLKRNPIILPMLLEI, encoded by the coding sequence ATGAAGAAAGAGAAACAGAGGAAACAAGTACAAGTGAAGGAGAACAAAATTAGTATTCATGACAAAATAATGAGTATAAAAGATGATGTTCTAAATTTAAAAAGTAAAAAAGCAAAAAGTAAAGTAGCTAAAAAATTAACAGAAAAAGCAAAAAACATAAAAGAAAAAGTAAAAAAAATAGAAGTAACTCAAAATAATAGTAAAAAACTGAAAACTTCAAAAAAAGATTTGGATAAGATGTATGTTATTCCATTAGGTGGTTTAGAAGAAGTTGGAAAAAACTGTACTATAATTCAATATAAAGATGAAATAATTATTGTAGATGCAGGAGCAATATTTCCAGATGAAAATTTACCTGGCATAGATTTAGTAATTCCAGACTATACTTTTTTGGAAAATAATAAGTCTAAAATAAAAGGATTATTTGTAACTCATGGACATGAAGATCATATTGGGGGAATACCTTATCTATACGAAAAAATAGAAAAATCTACTGTTATTTATGGTGGAAAATTAACAAATGCTTTAATCAAATCTAAGTTTGAAAATTTTGGAGTAAAAAAAGATTTACCAAAAATGGTTGAAGTTGGTTCAAGAAGTAAAGTGAGTGTAGGAAAATATTTTACAGTTGAATTTGTAAAAGTAACACATTCAATAGCAGATTCATATTCTTTATCTGTAAAAACACCAGCAGGACATGTATTTTTGACAGGAGATTTTAAAATAGATTTAACTCCTGTTGATAATGAAAAAGTAGATTTCGTGAGATTATCAGAATTAGGAGAAGAAGGGGTAGATTTAATGCTATCAGACTCTACTAACTCTGAGGTTGAAGGTTTTACTCCATCTGAAAGAAGTGTTGGAGATGCTTTTAGACAGGAATTTCAAAAAGCTACTGGAAGAATAGTCGTAGCTGTTTTTGCATCACATGTTCATAGAATACAACAAATTATAGATACAGCAGCACAATTTAAAAGAAAAATTGCTATTGATGGAAGAAGTTTATTGAAAGTGTTTGAAATAGCACCTAGTGTTGGAAGATTAACTATAGCTGAAAATTTACTTATTCCTATATCGTCAGTTGATAAATATGATGATAATGAAATCGTAATATTATGTACAGGAACACAAGGAGAACCATTAGCTGCACTTTCAAGAATAGCTAAAAATATGCATAAACATATAGCTTTAAGAGAAGGAGATACTGTAATAATTTCATCTACTCCTATACCAGGAAATGAAAAAGCAGTTTCAACTAATATAAATAATATTTTAAAATATGATGTTGATTTAGTTTTTAAAAAGATTGCAGGTATACATGTATCAGGACATGGAAGTAAAGAGGAACAAAAACTGATGTTAAATTTAATAAATCCAAAACATTTTATGCCAGTTCATGGAGAATATAGAATGCTCAAAGCTCATATGAAATCTGCTATTGAAACAGGAGTTCCTAAGGATAAAATTCTTTTGACTCAAAATGGAGATAAAGTAGAAGTTACCAAAGAATATACAAAAATAAATGGTAAAGTAAATTCTGGTGAAATTCTAGTTGATGGATTAGGTGTTGGAGATATTGGAAGTAAGGTTATAAAAGATAGACAACAACTATCAGAAGACGGTATAGTAATAGTTGCTTATTCTATTGATAAAAATACAGGAAAAATAGTTTCAGGACCTGAAATGTCAACAAAAGGTTTTGTATACTATAAAGACTCAGAAGATACTATAAAAGAGGCACAAGATTTATTAAGTAAAAAAATAAGTAAAAATGGAACTTATTTAGGTAAAGATTGGGCAGATTTAAAAGGAAATGTAAGAGATTTATTATCAAGATTTTTCTATGAAAAATTAAAAAGGAATCCAATAATTTTACCTATGTTGTTAGAAATATAA